The following is a genomic window from Pseudomonas sp. FP2335.
CTCAAACTGAGGGGGTTCAAATTGCCCCGGCAGATTTTTCTCGGCGAGCGCGGGATCGACACGCCGTATGCGCAAAACGGGAGCTTGCCATGAGCCTGCGAACCTTGATCGATCGCTGCCTGGGAGGAGGTGATGCACCTTCCTTCGCCAGTGCACAGATGAGCCACTGGCAACCCTGGCTGTTGCCCATCAGCGCTGCATCCAGCGTCGGCGAAGACCCGGCCTATCACGACGACTTCCAACGCATGCGCGAAGAGGTCAACAAACTGTCGGGGGCCGATGCCGAACAGGTCGCCGAGCTGGCGCAGAACCTGTTGCTCCATCGCTGCAAGGACCTGCGCGTGGCCACCTATTACTTATGGGCACGCCTGCACAAAGACGGCGAAGCCGGCCTGGCCGACGGCCTGTGTTTGCTCGCGGCCCTGGTGGAACGCTTCGGCGCCACGCTGCTGCCCGCCAGGCCCAACAGCCGCAAGCTGGCATTGGAATGGTTGGCCAGTGGCAAGGTGCTGGACCTGCTGTTGCTGTACCCGGAAGTGGTCAAGGCCGAAGCCAGCCGTACCGCCGCAGCATTGGCCTGGCTGGAGCGGGGCGTGACGGCGTGGCCGCAGGCGCAGCGGCCGCTGCTGGGCCCGTTGTATGACGCGTTGAGCGCCAGGCTCGCGCAGTCCGGCGGCATGGATGCACTGGTGCCGCAGAACAGCGCCAGCCCGACGTCGCCTGCACTGCCCGCGCCAGTCATAAGATCCGGGCGCGACCTGCTGGACAGCGGCCGTGCACTGGCCGTTTACCTGCGCGAGCAACCCCAGGGCTGGCTGGCCGCCCACCGCCTGATGAAAAGTCTGCGCTGGGACACGGTGCATCAGGCGCCGCCGCAAGAGATCAATGGCAACACGCGCCTGGCGCCGCCGCGTGCGGACTACCGCGCCCAGCTCAAGCGCCTGTACCTGCAACAGGGCTGGACCGAGCTGCTCGATCAGGTCGAGCGGATTTACGCCGAGGGCGTGAACCATTTCTGGCTCGACCTGCAGTGGTACCTGTACCAGGCCCTGAGTCGGCAACCGGCGCCGCAGGATGGCTGGGCTGATATTGCCAAGCGCGACCTGGGCATGTTCCTTGAGCGCCTGCCGGGGCTGGAAGAACTGCGCTGGAACGACGGCAGCCCGTTCGCCGATGAGACCACCCGTGAGTGGATCGCCCAGCACGTCAGTGGCAATCGCCCCCAGACCTGGATTCCGGTTGCGTCCGCCGCGCCCACGACGGACCCCGACGACATCCTGCCCCTGGAAAGCGAAGCACTGGCCCAGGCCGACAGCGACGGCGTGGACCAGGCCCTGGCCTGGCTGGCGGCGCGCCCAGGCATCCACACCGGGCGTCAGCGCTGGCTGTTGCGCCTGTTGATGGCGCGTGTCGCCGAACAGCATGGCAAGGGCGAGCTGGCCATCCACCTGCTGGGCGAACTGGATGCCACCGCGCAACGTCAGGCCCTGGCCGAGTGGGAGCCCGACCTGCATTTCGAGGTCAAGGCGCGCCTGCTCAAATTGCTGCGAACCAAAGCCCAGCGCAACGACGCCGACAAACCCACCCTGGCCCGCAGGATGGAGGCCTTGCAGGCGGCGCTGGTGGCCATCGATCCGGTACGCGCTGCCGTGCTGTGTGGCTGAACCTCAACAATCAGGATGATAGTTATGGACATGGACAATCTGACATTGCGCTACTTCGACGCCGAAATGCGCTACCTGCGCGAAGCCGGCAAGGAGTTCGCCGACGCGTTTCCCGACCGCGCTGCCCAACTCAACCTGGACAAGCCAGGCGCGCAGGACCCTTATGTGGAGCGCCTGTTCGAAGGCTTCGCGTTCTTGATGGGACGCCTGCGGGAAAAACTCGACGACGATTTGCCGGAGCTGACCGAAGGGCTGGTCAGCCTGTTGTGGCCGCATTACTTGCGTACGATTCCATCGTTGTCGGTGGTCGAACTGGCGCCTGAACTCGAACAGATGAAACGCAGCGAGCAGATCGCCCAAGGCTTCGAAGTGTTGTCGCAACCGATCGGGCCACAACGCACCCGGTGTGGTTTCACCACCACCCAGGACCTGACCCTGCGGCCGCTGGCCCTGACAGCGCTGGGGCGCGGCTACGAAACCGACGGTCGCTCGCGCCTGCGCCTGCGTTTCGCCTGCGGGCCGCAGGCCGACTGGAGCCAGATCGACCTGAGCCGCCTGCCGTTGTACCTGAATGCCGATGCACCCCTGGCCAGTGCGTTGCATCAGGCGCTGACCCTCAACGTCCAGGCCCTGTACCTGCGCTGGCCAGGCCAGGCCGAACGCCAGCCGCTGGCAGCGCATTTCAGTGCCAAGGGCTTTGCCGATGAGGACCGGCTATGGCCCAAAGGCGATAGCGCCTTCAGCGGCTACCAGTTGCTGCTGGAGTATTTCGCCTTTCGCGAGAAATTCATGTTCGTGACCCTGTGTGGCCTGGAGCAATTGCAGATCACACCCGGCACCGCCTGGTTCGAACTTGATGTGGTACTGCGCGAGCCTTGGCCGCACACGTTCGACTTGAACAGCGAACACATCCGGCTGCACGCCGTGCCGGTGATCAATCTGTTTGCGCTGGAAGCCGACCCGTTGACCCTGGCGCCCCTGCAAACCGACTACCTGCTGCGGCCGATGCGCTTGCAGGACGGGCATATGGAGATCTACTCGGTGGACCAGGTCACTGTCTCGGAAAACGCCGAGCGCCAGGATTACGTGCCGTTCACCAGCTTTCGTCACAAGGGCGGCATGCTGCGCGCCGATGCGCCGGAGCGGTATTTCCATACACGGCTCAAGCGCGCGCCCAATGGCCTGCACGACACCTGGCTGATCCTCGGCGGCGAGGGCTTCGACAAGGACCGCCTGCTCGAACACAAAAGCCTGTCGCTGCGCCTGACCGGCACCCACGGCCAGTTGCCGCGCAAGGCCCTGCAAAGCACCTCTCTCGACAGTGTGGTGCAGTCCACCCAGGTCGGCTTGCGTGTGCGCAACCTGTGCGCGCCGACCTTGCCCTGCTACCCGCCGAGCCGCGACCGCTTTCACTGGCGGGTGCTCAGTCACCTGGGCTCGAATTTCCTGCCAATGCTCGATAACGCCGAAGTGCTGCGCGGCACCCTGGCGCTGTATGACTGGACGGGCAGCGAGCTGAACCGCCGGCGCCTGGCCGCGATTGTCGAAGTCAGCCATCACCTGGTCCAGCGTTTTGACAAGGGCTTGCTGCTGCGTGGCGTGGACATCGAAATCGTCCTGGATGCCCGCGGCTTTTCAGGGGAGGGCGACATCAGCCTGTTTGGCGAGATGCTCAACCGTTTTTTTGCCCTCTACGCTGATGTGCATCTGTACACCCAGCTCACGCTGGTCCTGCAACCGACTGGAAAGTGCCTGCGATGGAACGAGAACCACAATCAGCGTATTCCCGGCTGACCGCCAGCGGTTTACTGGAGGCCATGGCAGCGCCGGTGGCCGAGGCCAACCTGTATCGCTTCTGCCAACTGCTGGAACAGGTGTTGCCCGGCCACCCGCCCTTGGGCAGCACTGCGCACCCGGGCGATGACGTCGTGCGCTTTCGGCCCGACCCCGGCATGGGGTTTCCGGGGGGCGAACTGCGGGCGATTGAAAGCGCGGGCGAGCACCCCGAGCGCCCGGCCACGGTACGCACCCGTTTGCTCGGGTTATACGGGGTGGATTCGCCCCTGCCCAGCGCCTACCTGGATGACATCGCGCAACGCCGTGAAGGGCATGAAGCGCTGCAAGCCTTCCTGGATATTTTCAACCACCGGATCTTCACCCAGTTCTATCGGATCTGGCGCAAGTATTCCTACCCGGCCACGTTTGAAGCGGGCGGCGCCGATGCCACTTCGCAGTGCCTGCTGGGCCTGGTCGGCCTGGGCATTCCGGGCACCGCTGCGCAGATCGGTACGCCGGTTTCGCGTTTTCTGGCCTTGCTCAGCGTGATGCGTCTGCCCACGCGCAATGCCGAAGGCATCGGCGCATTGGTCAAGTTGCTGGCCCCCAACACCCTGGCGCAAGTCACCGCGCATTGGCCGCAGTACATCGTGCTCGCGCAGCCAGCGCGCCTGTGCACGCGGCGCCCGATGCGCCTGGCACAACAGGCGCCGTTGGGGCCGGTCGCCCGTGATGCCAGCAGCCAACTGCGCCTGGCGCTGTATACCGAAGACCCACAGCAAGCCCGCGACTGGCTGCCCGGCGGGCAGTTGCACAGCGATCTGCTGGTGCTCCTGCGCGTCTACCTGGGGTGGCGCTGCA
Proteins encoded in this region:
- the tssA gene encoding type VI secretion system protein TssA, whose protein sequence is MSLRTLIDRCLGGGDAPSFASAQMSHWQPWLLPISAASSVGEDPAYHDDFQRMREEVNKLSGADAEQVAELAQNLLLHRCKDLRVATYYLWARLHKDGEAGLADGLCLLAALVERFGATLLPARPNSRKLALEWLASGKVLDLLLLYPEVVKAEASRTAAALAWLERGVTAWPQAQRPLLGPLYDALSARLAQSGGMDALVPQNSASPTSPALPAPVIRSGRDLLDSGRALAVYLREQPQGWLAAHRLMKSLRWDTVHQAPPQEINGNTRLAPPRADYRAQLKRLYLQQGWTELLDQVERIYAEGVNHFWLDLQWYLYQALSRQPAPQDGWADIAKRDLGMFLERLPGLEELRWNDGSPFADETTREWIAQHVSGNRPQTWIPVASAAPTTDPDDILPLESEALAQADSDGVDQALAWLAARPGIHTGRQRWLLRLLMARVAEQHGKGELAIHLLGELDATAQRQALAEWEPDLHFEVKARLLKLLRTKAQRNDADKPTLARRMEALQAALVAIDPVRAAVLCG
- the tssG gene encoding type VI secretion system baseplate subunit TssG — protein: MEREPQSAYSRLTASGLLEAMAAPVAEANLYRFCQLLEQVLPGHPPLGSTAHPGDDVVRFRPDPGMGFPGGELRAIESAGEHPERPATVRTRLLGLYGVDSPLPSAYLDDIAQRREGHEALQAFLDIFNHRIFTQFYRIWRKYSYPATFEAGGADATSQCLLGLVGLGIPGTAAQIGTPVSRFLALLSVMRLPTRNAEGIGALVKLLAPNTLAQVTAHWPQYIVLAQPARLCTRRPMRLAQQAPLGPVARDASSQLRLALYTEDPQQARDWLPGGQLHSDLLVLLRVYLGWRCTAKLQLTLPLRSLPTPVLGRAPLRLGMTAVLVPGGDAQPQQRLTINLGRYQGLSINPCNRETQHVAYPF
- the tssF gene encoding type VI secretion system baseplate subunit TssF — its product is MDMDNLTLRYFDAEMRYLREAGKEFADAFPDRAAQLNLDKPGAQDPYVERLFEGFAFLMGRLREKLDDDLPELTEGLVSLLWPHYLRTIPSLSVVELAPELEQMKRSEQIAQGFEVLSQPIGPQRTRCGFTTTQDLTLRPLALTALGRGYETDGRSRLRLRFACGPQADWSQIDLSRLPLYLNADAPLASALHQALTLNVQALYLRWPGQAERQPLAAHFSAKGFADEDRLWPKGDSAFSGYQLLLEYFAFREKFMFVTLCGLEQLQITPGTAWFELDVVLREPWPHTFDLNSEHIRLHAVPVINLFALEADPLTLAPLQTDYLLRPMRLQDGHMEIYSVDQVTVSENAERQDYVPFTSFRHKGGMLRADAPERYFHTRLKRAPNGLHDTWLILGGEGFDKDRLLEHKSLSLRLTGTHGQLPRKALQSTSLDSVVQSTQVGLRVRNLCAPTLPCYPPSRDRFHWRVLSHLGSNFLPMLDNAEVLRGTLALYDWTGSELNRRRLAAIVEVSHHLVQRFDKGLLLRGVDIEIVLDARGFSGEGDISLFGEMLNRFFALYADVHLYTQLTLVLQPTGKCLRWNENHNQRIPG